One Alphaproteobacteria bacterium genomic window, GCATGCGCGTCTTCGGCGGCTACGGCTATTCCACCGAGTTTCCCGTCGAACGCCTCTATCGCGACGCGCCACTGATGTGCATCGGCGAGGGCACCAACGAGATGCAGCGCATCATCATCGCCCGCCAACTGATCGCCAGGAACCCGGTATGAGTTTGCCCCTGGAAGGTATCAGATTACTGGCGCTGGAACGTTTTGGTGCCGGGCCCTATGGCTCGGGAAGCTTCGCTGATCTCGGCGCCGACGTCATCAAGATCGAGCACGCGAGCGGCGGCTTCGATACGGCCCGCGAGGGCGGGCCCTACTTTCTAGGCGATCATGATTCGCTATATTTTCAGAGCTTCAACCGCAACAAGCGCTCGTTCTCGCTCGACCTCAAGCACGACCGGGGCCGCGAAGTGCTGGGCCGCCTGGTGGCCAGCGCCGACGGACTGATCGACAACCTGCGCGGCGACCAGCCCGGCAAGCTGGGAATTACCTACGATGCGCTCAAGGCAGACAACCCGCGCCTGGTCTGCGCCCACATCTCGGCCTACGGCCGCGAGGGCGAGCGCAGCAATTGGCCCGGTTACGATTATCTCATGCAGGCGGAAGCTGGATTCCTCTCGGTCACCGGCGAGCCTGACAACCCGCCCGCCCGCTTCGGCCTTTCCATGGTCGATTTCATGACCGGCATGACGGCCGCCTTCGCGCTGCTGGCCGGCATCATGGCGGCACGGCAATCCGGCCAGGGCCGCGACATGGATGTCTCGCTCTACGATGTCGCCATGCACCAGTTGACCTATCCCGGGGTCTGGTATTTGAACGAAGGCCTGGTGACCGGGCGGGTGGCGCGCTCGGGGCACCCTTACGTGGCGCCCTCGCAGCTTTGCCGCACCGAAGATGGCTGGATCTTCGTCATGGCCCAGACCCAGAAGTTCTGGGAAATTCTGTGCCAGCGCATCAAGAGGCCCGAACTGGCGGATGATCCTCGGTTCAAGAGTTACGCCGATCGCCATGAGAACCGCGAAGAGCTGACCGCGGTGCTGGACGAAATACTATCGGCGCGCAGCACCGCCGAATGGATCGAAGTATTCGCCGGCGCCCTCCCCTGCGCGCCGGTCAACGACATCGCCCAGGCGCTCGACAATCCCTTCTTCGTCGAACGCGGCGGCATCCAGACCGTCGACCACCCCGACCGCCCCGACCTCAAACTGATCGCCAGCCCGATTCGCTTGGACGAGGAACTGCCGGGCCGCCCGGGCCCCAAGCTGGGCGCCGACACGGACGACCTGCTGCGCGAGTTGGGCTACGACGCCGACGAGATCGCCGCCCTCAAGGCCTCGGGCGCGGTCTGAGCGCCAGCAGGAGCCCCGCCATGAAACTCGAAGGTATCCGTGTTCTCGATCTTTCGCTCTTCCTGCCCGGGCCCATGCTGACCCAGATGATGGCCGATCACGGCGCCGAGGTAATCAAGGTCGAGCCGCCCGGAGCCGGCGAGCCCAACCGCGAGATCGACCTCAAGCGCGACGGCACCTCGGTCTTCTTCGCCAACACGCATCGGGGCAAGAAGTCGCTGCAGCTTAATCTCAAAAGCGACCAGGGCCGCGAAATCGTGCTGCGTCTGGCCGAAACTTGCGACGTAATGGTCGAGGCCTTCCGGCCCGGGGTGGTCGAGCGCCTGGGCGTGGCATACGAACAAGTCGCGGCCCGGGCGCCGCACATCGTCTATTGCTCGATCTCGGCCTTCGGCCAGGACGGCCCCTACGTGCGCCGGCCAGCCCACGACCTGGCCACCGAAGCCCTGGCCGGGACGCTCAGCGTCACTTTAGGTGGCGACGGCAAACCGGCCGTACCGGGCACCGCCACGGCCGATATCCTGTCCTCGCAGATGGCCCTTTCGGGCGTGCTGATGGCGCTGTTGAGGCGGCGCGATACGGGGCGCGGCGATTATCTCGACATGGCCATGATGGACGCCATGATGGCGGCGCTGCCCAACAATATGGGCGAGGTACTGGCCAACAAGCGCCAACCCGTGGTCAAGGACCAGCGCCCCTGGGGCGGCTATGCCATGTACGGCATTTACGAATGCGGCGACGGCCGTTTCGTGGTCATGGGGGCGTCGGAGGTTCACTTCGCCAAGAACGTGCTGGAGAAGCTGGGCCGGCCCGATCTCTATGACCTCTGCAAGCCGCCGCCGGGGCCCCGGCAGGAGCCGGTGCGGGCCTATCTTCGCGAGACCTTCAAGAGCCGCACCCAGGCCGAGTGGATCGAGTTCTTCGCCGACGTGGACTGCGCCTTTGCGCCTGTGCAGACCTTGCGCGAGGCGGCCGACGACCCCCAGGCCCGGCACCGCGGCATGATCGTCGAGGACCATCGCGGCTGGGAGCACATCGGCATACCCATCAAGTTCCGCGACGAGCCGGGCCAGCTCAGTTTCGAGCTCCCCGAGCTGGGCCAGCACAACGACGAAATCGTGCGCGGCCTGGGCTACGGCGACGACGAGATTGTCGCCATGCGCCAAAACGGGGTGTTTTGATGGCAATGCGCCGCTCTTTTTGCTGGCTTCTGGTGGCGTTCTTGCTGCTCTTGGCGCGGCCGGCGCTGACCACCTGGTCCATCGTCGCCATCGATACCGCCTCGGGCGAGGTCGGCAGCGCCGGCGCCTCGTGCACCGCTTCGGTCGGCGGCATCGTCGCCATCGTGCCGGGCAAAGGCGTCGTCGTCGCTCAGGCCGCCTCCAACACCAAGGCCCGCCAGAGGGCCGTCGCGATGCTAAGGCAGGGCTACGCGCCAAAGGAGATCGTGGCTCAGATCTCCGACGTCTGGTTCGACGCCAGCCGCGCCCAACAGCAATGCGGCGTGGTCGCGTTGGCTCGGGCCGGCGCGCCGGCCGGCTTCACCGGTGGCGAAACGGCTAACGCACACGCCGATCTGCAGGCCTACGGCGTCTCGGTGCAAGGCAACAGCATGGCGGATTCGAACTTCGCCCAAGTCATGCTGGCGGCCTACCGCCAGGCCCATCGCAACCCCGCCTTCCGTCTCGCCGACCGCCTGCTGGCGGCCCTGGAAGCCGGCGCCAAGGCCGGCGGTGGCGATAAGCGCTGCGGTCGCCGCCAGACCGCCACTTCGGCTTATCTGGTGGTGGCCAAACCGGGCGATGCACCGAACGCCCCCAGCCTGAGTCTGATCATCCCCGGCCAGCTGCGCGGCGAGGCCAACGCCGTCGAACTCTTGCGCTGGAAGTACGGCAAGTAACTCACATCAAAGCCGCATCGCTCCGTTTGCCCGGGTTGGTTTCAACCACAG contains:
- a CDS encoding CaiB/BaiF CoA-transferase family protein — encoded protein: MSLPLEGIRLLALERFGAGPYGSGSFADLGADVIKIEHASGGFDTAREGGPYFLGDHDSLYFQSFNRNKRSFSLDLKHDRGREVLGRLVASADGLIDNLRGDQPGKLGITYDALKADNPRLVCAHISAYGREGERSNWPGYDYLMQAEAGFLSVTGEPDNPPARFGLSMVDFMTGMTAAFALLAGIMAARQSGQGRDMDVSLYDVAMHQLTYPGVWYLNEGLVTGRVARSGHPYVAPSQLCRTEDGWIFVMAQTQKFWEILCQRIKRPELADDPRFKSYADRHENREELTAVLDEILSARSTAEWIEVFAGALPCAPVNDIAQALDNPFFVERGGIQTVDHPDRPDLKLIASPIRLDEELPGRPGPKLGADTDDLLRELGYDADEIAALKASGAV
- a CDS encoding CaiB/BaiF CoA-transferase family protein; protein product: MKLEGIRVLDLSLFLPGPMLTQMMADHGAEVIKVEPPGAGEPNREIDLKRDGTSVFFANTHRGKKSLQLNLKSDQGREIVLRLAETCDVMVEAFRPGVVERLGVAYEQVAARAPHIVYCSISAFGQDGPYVRRPAHDLATEALAGTLSVTLGGDGKPAVPGTATADILSSQMALSGVLMALLRRRDTGRGDYLDMAMMDAMMAALPNNMGEVLANKRQPVVKDQRPWGGYAMYGIYECGDGRFVVMGASEVHFAKNVLEKLGRPDLYDLCKPPPGPRQEPVRAYLRETFKSRTQAEWIEFFADVDCAFAPVQTLREAADDPQARHRGMIVEDHRGWEHIGIPIKFRDEPGQLSFELPELGQHNDEIVRGLGYGDDEIVAMRQNGVF
- a CDS encoding DUF1028 domain-containing protein, which translates into the protein MAFLLLLARPALTTWSIVAIDTASGEVGSAGASCTASVGGIVAIVPGKGVVVAQAASNTKARQRAVAMLRQGYAPKEIVAQISDVWFDASRAQQQCGVVALARAGAPAGFTGGETANAHADLQAYGVSVQGNSMADSNFAQVMLAAYRQAHRNPAFRLADRLLAALEAGAKAGGGDKRCGRRQTATSAYLVVAKPGDAPNAPSLSLIIPGQLRGEANAVELLRWKYGK